In Chloroflexota bacterium, the genomic window CGGGAGAGACGCCGAATTATAACATGCGGGTATACCTCTGTCAAAACAGTTGCTCTTGACGGGAAAAAAAGGGACGGGCATCGACAATGCTTTCCGCAAAATACACCCGGACACGCACAGGGGCCGTTACTCCTCCGACGTGATCGGACCACGCCGCTTCTTTTTTTCACTTCGCCGCCGCTTGGCTTCGAGGCGCCGCCTTCTGGCCGCTGCGCTGGGTTTCGTGGACCGTCGTTTCTTGGGCCGCTTGAGCGCTGTGGATAGTAAATCGCGGAAACGACCGATAACATCTTCCCTGTTTTCATGCTGGCTGCGGCCGGCCTGTGATGTGAGGTGAAGGATGCCATCGTTGTCCAGGCGCCCTTTAAGCCTGGACATGGCTCTCTTTCGCTGTTGCTCGCCAAGGCTTGGCGTGGTGGCGAGATCAAAGAGGAGTTCGACCTTCGTCTCCGTTCGTTGGGCGTGCTGACCACCAGGGCCACTGCTGCGCGCGTATCGAAAACGCAGTTCGTTGAATGGGATAGTGATGTTCCGGTTGATGATGATATCTTTGTCTGTCAATGAAGGGACCTGTTGTATGCTTCGGGCTAGGGCGTGCCACCGGTCAGTGGAATCGTTGTCGTGAGTGGCTGGCCGGTTGTCAGCGGCACGGTTACAGTCAAGGGTTGATCAGGCAGTAGCGGCGCTGTCGGTAAAGGAAAGAGACGCTCGACGCGAATCGAACGCGTATTCTCATAGTAATCGGGACAGGTGGACTGGTCGAATTCTGTTACCCGATTTCGAAAAACAGAGACCTGATAGACGGCGGCACCCTGCCGCATTTGCCCATCCTCACCCGGGTAAAGAGTAAGTTCTTTGTCCTGCCACTGGAATAGAAGAGGCATCACCTGTCGATCAATGCGGCAGCCGTCCATGTCGATTGTGGAGATCACAGGGCAATCGCTATCTGCTTCGGCGGTCGACATCAGGAGAGAATCATCCAGTAGGTCGACGTCAGTGGCTCCGAGGAAGAGCAGCCCGTGGTCGTCATACACCTGCAGCTCGTAGCCATGGCTTTGGGGTAAATACCGGCGGATGGTCACAGTGCTGGTTATCGTTGCCGTAGGCGACAGCTGCGCGGTGGTCATGGTTCGGGTCAGTGGTTCGATGAGATCGGTCCATGCAATCATCCGGTAGGACTGGTTAACCGCCAGGGGCGGGGGGTCTCCCAGATAGTCCAGTGTCAGGGTAATGCCTTCGGCAACCTCGCCCAGAGTAAAGGAACGATGGGGCAAGTTGACCGGATCTTCGTCGGTAGCCAGGAGACTTGCCTGAAATTCGATGATCTGGCCGTTCGCGTAAGCGGTCAATAGGTCGGGTGAGAGAGGATCGTCGGGAAGCAGGATCCAGGATTGGATTGCGCCATCTCCCGTGCAATGTTCAGGCTGGACGATGGGTGTTGGCGTGATGTTGATCGGGCGCGGGGCAGGAAGTTCTTCGGGCAGAACGCACGCCACGAGCAGCATCGCCAACAGGCACAAGGCTGAGGCCAGGAAAAGAGTGGTTCTGTAACTCCTGGTTCTCAGCCTTGATTGCGTCACAACATCACCGGATGACACGGTGTGCTAACCCTCCAGTGCCTGCAAGCGCTTCTCGATTTGCGCTTTCTTGCTTTCCCATTCAGCCAGGTGGCCTCGCGCGGCCTCCACCACTTCGGGTGGCGCGTTGTTGACGAAACCGGGATTGGCCAGGCGGCCTGCGTTGCTGGCTACCTGTCGTTCGACGTTGGCCAGTTCCTTGTGCAAGCGGGCGACCTCTGCATCCAGATCGACCAAACCAGCCAGAGGAAGGGCGACCGTAATGCCTCCGGCTACCAGGCCCACAGATTTTGGTGGAATCTCCAGAGTCTCAGCGATTTCCACCTGATCCATGTTCAGGCGGGCCAATGTTGCTATGACGGCGATCTGTTCGC contains:
- the arfB gene encoding alternative ribosome rescue aminoacyl-tRNA hydrolase ArfB, whose protein sequence is MTDKDIIINRNITIPFNELRFRYARSSGPGGQHAQRTETKVELLFDLATTPSLGEQQRKRAMSRLKGRLDNDGILHLTSQAGRSQHENREDVIGRFRDLLSTALKRPKKRRSTKPSAAARRRRLEAKRRRSEKKKRRGPITSEE